AGTTGTGTCATTAACAGTCGAAAAAATTCCCAAGCAAGAATGATTCGCGCCGCATAGTGCAATAACGTTAatatgaaacataaaacatagaaatattatttaaaacggaaCAACTAATCACACCATCTCTTCCTCATCTTGGGGAGTTAGGTTCTTTGTTCTGCAGTTGTTCCGCAAGACTGTTCACTTCGGCGCGATTATTTGACAGTTGTGACGGACGTTCGAAATTGTCGGACGAATAATAAGTCTTTTCCGGTAGCACCGTCATTAGCACCGAAGCAAATGTGTCACTTCCCATTCCATCCCTCCCCTGCCAACCTGTTTTCAAGTGGTTCTTATTtttgcacacaaaacaacagatCGATTTCCGGTCATTGTTTTATGGTCAGTTTATTTTCGGGACCCCCCGTAAAAAACGACATCTCAACGGGTGACCGCCTGTTGTCGCCAAGGAAGGATGATCCAAAGCGGAAACCTTTTATTGCTCAACTCTTTTGCCCAACTGTTGTACAAACAGGCGTACCATTCTCGTTACATTTAATGGGAAAATCTTCAACTATTCTTGAACAATTCTTTCTAATAATAGCCCCCATTTCGAATGCCGCCTTCACGAGCTATCCCAAAAGTCAACTTACCTTACACTACCAGCAACAAACGCACCAGAGCTCGGGAAATTATTTTGGTAATTCCGTGAAGATTGATGAATATATGCGCGTAGACGATGAGGCTTGCCACGGAAATGCACTGTCGGTCTGGTATTGCGTACAAGACGTGCAAaagcttatttatttttaacagaTATTTTCACAATATTTCACTTCACGCCACACGGTAAACACAAAGCACATCGCAGTAGCCCAACTTGCTCGTGGTTTTTTTCGACCTCTCACGCAGCTCTCATCGATATTTATTCACAATTTTTCTTTAACTTGCAAGGGAAAAATATCACTCTTTGCACAATTTCCACAGAAGTCGCCGCCGGGGGAGAGGAGCTCTTCTTCACTTTTCAGCCAATACTAATATTATTAACATTGTAAACGCGACTCACATTTGCTTTCTCACGGCGCACACGTATGACTCATCTTCACTGCATACACTTTTCCAATCTATCCACACGTTGTTGGTGGGTACTGCACTGTTGGGCTGTGATCGCTACAGTTACACgctgggaaaaataaaactcatttAAAATGCATGATCATCACACGGTAAGAAAAGCATTAGAAGACACATTTATTATGCTCTTCTCAGACAATGTCCTCCTTAGTGGAGGCCAACCAAACCATTTACTGGAATATTTctaataaatgttttcttcttctctatTCTCTACCAAGATAAAGTGCGCTTTGCTGGCACTACTGCACTAACCGCTCATCAACCTTTCCATCGTTGAGAAGCCACTGAACCGTTTGTATGTGGctagctttttttctctctttttgcgATAGACATTACACCTAACCAAACAGACTTACAACCGCCAGACCCCGTCcgtaaacaaaaaggaaaacttttccgtgttttttttccatttctacaTCACTGTTGCGGAAAAACGGGGCGCACACACGCAACTGCACCGAACTGCATTGTTGTTATTTATCAACAACTGATAGGGAACAGTGATGATGGTGTGGTAAAACTAACGTTTGTTAAAGCATTGCtcaccaaaaacacacacaacgaaGAGCGTATACTTTTTGCCATCGCTAAATACTACCCTAAACACTGCAGGTgcaaattttcattaatatgCATTAAATTATATCTCAAGTAATAATCGAAAACATCAATCATCCGCTCAAGATCAACCTGACTTTCGattttaacacacacacacacacacactgagaTAAACGGAAAAAAGCACTGACTGGCCGTAGTGGTTGCAGGTGTCACACACCGTGATGGGTGTAATCATCATCTTCCCCAGGACCAGATGTTGCTGGCCAAACTTCCTATGGCCCAAAATCTAATAgcagctgctgctactactgccgAAGAAACTGTCACTCGAACGGGGAAAGGCTTGGTTTGACACGCGTTGGGCGTTCCTTTATTTTGCGCAAGCAAGACATCGAGAAAAAATGTTGGGGAATAGTAAGAGAAGTGTGGCAAAGACTCCGTTTTCTACGATCTTGATGACAAAACACAACGTACGACTTTTCTGGTGCGGAACTACGAAGTATTGACGGAAatatgaaacatattttaacacacacgcgcacacgtcTTCGTCTTCTTTTGGGGTTTCAAAAGAAATTTAACAAATTCCACATTCTTTTGAGTGAGGTATTTCTTGCATTTCTTGGGCGTTTTTCTACCACATAGGCTCGCTTTGCATCGCAATACACTTCCTAAACACTGCTACTTTATCTTTAGCAAAAACCAATAGATCGTGGAACTAGATCACCAACAAAACCTACTTTTTTACACTCAACCAGCAGGGCAGCACAATAAACAAATCACAAACATCTCGCCTCACGTCGTCGTCAATAACTGTGTGTGAATGCGTTCACACTGTCTCGAAAGCGACCCCTCTCACGGACACATCTCCAAAACGCTAGCTCACTTACTTACTGCTTCTACTACTCACATTTCTCAGGCCAAGGACCCAGAATCCTAGGGCGAGCGTATGTATGTGTGCCTTGTGTCACACGAACcgctcgcacacacaaacaaatcccCAGTGTAAATAAAGTGGGAAGCGAAACCCTTGCGATAGCCGATACACATTTAACTCATTTCACTGGCGCGCGACGAACCGAATGACTTTGATGAGAACGCAAAACGTCACCGTTTTTgccccaaaacacacacattcatatACAACTCACTCTACTTGCTTCACGCccaccatacacacacacaaccaccgcATCAAATTCGATTTCATCTCACGTTTACTTCATGCCCTGGGCACAACCAGTGCTCGGCAAGCCTATGAGCACTTCCAATAAGCATTCACAGCTTATCCGCATTGCAGTATAACCTtgattttataattattaatattattcaagACTTTCAATATGAACAATTAGATACATGGCGCAAAACACTTCAAATTAACGCGCATTTGAATGAATCAATAATAGACAGAAACGTGCTGCATTTTGACGACCACTGACTTCAGACTGAATTCAAGGCCCACTCTTACCCACTCccatccaaacacacacaaacacacgcacacaccaactTTATTCACAcgcgtttgttttcttctccatGCCCTGACGATTGCAGATCTTATCCGCTAGTTAGACAAAACTGCCAAAAATGCTATTTCTAAATCGAATATCTACCAGCTTCAATTACCGTGCCGTGCACGTATACCTTAGCCAAAAAACATGCCAAAGAATCGGAATCTGCAAACGCATTTGTCTCacgacacactcacacaccgaTACTCCACTACGGTCACTGCATTCCAGCGCGATAAGACGTTCGATGCACCGTCAAGAACTGGTCAAGCTCGGCCTAAGTTGCGCACCAACAGATTAGCACAGGTTTTCCTAATACAGCTGATATGCTAATTTACCCTCGTAAGCGATGTTTGCTCGCTGCACCAACTATTGTGACAGAAAAAAGGCTAAAGTTGTTGACAGACCGCACACAAATGACTGCTATCATTGGGCGCTATATTTTGACCAGCAGCCGCTGCTCCGTAGTTTGTTCTGGTGGCGTTCTGGCCCATAGTCGCAGGACGGAGTGAGAAACGTGCTGGAAAGAGACCACGATAGTGGTTGCTGGCCCGCTCAATTTTGACGAAGCTTCTCGAATTGAACTTGCGGAGCGTgctgtcaaatgtcaaaaagcCGGCCGCGTGCAGGAGCTGTACTAAAAAGGGATTGTTTGCAaactattatttttataaaggAGGTATAGAGATAAACGACAAAAAATTCGCTTTAATTCgctaaatatttcaacataatCTGATCAAAACTAATATCACTTTGAGGACTTGCGGCTCCACGAAAAACTGACTGTATCTAACTGCGACCACGGCTTAAGACAGTacgaaacgtaaacaaacatcaTCGTACCGGCGCGAAAAGGTGTTTTGTGCAATTACAATTATAATTCTGCAAAACGAAGTATTTCCTACCCAAATACATGATCACAGTCCGTAATACTAATAATTTAACAacgttttgttctgttttgtagATGGCTAAAGTACACGAGGCATTGAAACCCATTCAATGGCTGATTGGAACATGGGAATCCGTGACAGCGAAGGGAAGTTATCCCACCATCAAAGATTTTTCCTACAATGAGATCATCAAGTTCGAATCCTTGGGACAACCGTTGCTTAATTACGAGGCGAACTCCCGTCATCCCGTGTCCGGCGCACCAATGCACCTCGAAAGAGGCTTTCTTCGCATAAAACCAGGCACCAACCAGGTGGCGTTCATGGTAGCACACAACTTCGGTTTGGTAGTGCTGGAGGAAGGAGAAGCGACAGAGCACGGAATAAAGCTGGTCTCGAAGTCTGTCGATCGAATGTCCTTCGGTAAAGATCCGGCCGTAAAAGCGGTCGTGAAAAGTTATCGTCTCAATGCGGACGGCACGTTGGAGATCCAAACGGATATGGAGACGGCTAATACACCGATGACCAATCACCTGAACGTAGTGTACAAAAGATGTGAGTGAAGACGCTTGTGGTCGGTCGATTGATCGGGTATACATTTTTGAGGCTGTAGATATAGCAAAAATCACAATGGTTAAGGGTGAGGAGTTATTTACCTCGTAGTTTAGTTGCAAACGGATGGTGTTTGACGGTTATAATGCCAAAATTGTTACCGTTCCTTATTAAACGCTGTTAAACAGTTGGGAAACAgaatttgaagaaaacaaacacatgatTTAATCATCCGAAGTCAGCTTGAAATTTAGAAACATACGAACCATTGTTTATCGAAGCAGCCAGTGAAAGAAATAAGCACAACCCATGCTCATAGCTATCCGACTCGGGTAAAGTCTACGGacgcaaaacaatttttactGCTAACCAAGGAATTCATATCCATCCACTGAAGAGGTAAGTGTGGTACAAGTATAACCGACTTAAGTTTAGTTACAGAATTGTTCAATTTAGCCTTGTTACCGTTGCAGTAATTAAACCACTATTGAACGCACCAAAAACCGCCGATGGGAAGAACGAAGGTGAGAAAAACATCTTTCTCCAACTGTCCAAAGATTACAGCTTCGTTGTCTACTGATGCGAACTTAAAAATGGGACCCTACCAAGTCAGAATGGACACAGAACACCCTAGACATTTGATGAGAATGAACGGTTACTATGAAAACACCTCAAACACTGGCTGGAACCGTCATGTTGGATTTTACACTCAACGGGTACAATATCATCCATCGGATCCTCATCCACTCCGTTCGCATATACGCTATTTCGGCCAGCAAGTGTTCCAAAGCGATGCCACCACTTCCACAAGTACAAGCCATACGCCATACAAGTACACGGTTGATTTTTTGAACAACGTCCGGCAGCATATGTATGTCGCACGCAACGATAAAAGCCACGGAGAACGCATTGTAGGAAGACGTACAGAATCTGTCCAATCGAATCATACGTTCGCTAATTTGCTACGCTGCTACGGTTATCACAACAATTGGCTTTTGTTCAAATTTGGGTACACCTATCAAAAAGAACCGGTGTATAGAGGCAAACATGAAACATGGACACAAAGCGTCCGTGAACCTCCGAAGTTCTTTGAGCGTGAGCGGGTACAAGAACAACAATTAGACACCGACACACCGCCACAACAGCATTCTTATCTGTTAGAACAAAcggagcaaaagaaaatcaatccaGCAACAGAAAGTATCGGTGGCTTCCAGGACTATGAGGAGGCCTTTCTATCTCCGGCCATTGAAAAAGAAGAGAATTCAGTCAAGGAGACTTCATCACCTAATCGTGTTACGTCACCTCGCAACAATTCATTCGAAGCAACACCAATGCACGCTACCAATGTTTCGCCGACGGAGGATGCATTGTCGAAGGATATTTGGCGCATGTTTCACGCGAACAAGCAGTCCGAGGCAACGTTTGCAAAAAAGATGACTCTGTGGCAAAAGTTGTACAACTCCTTCCAGGAGATGGCATCCTGGTTGCCAAAGTACGAACTGTACCTGATGGGAAGCACCATATCGGGCTTCGGTACGGACAACTCAGACATGGACATGTGCATCGTGGACATTGATGGTCCAACGTATTGCGATTCGCGCACGGAAGCGCTCAACAACTTGCTGCGGGTGAAAAGCTTCATCGAATCGATCCCCACTTCCAGCAGCTTTGAGCATCTTGATCTGATAAGGGCAAAGGTGCCCATTCTACGGTTTCGCCATGTGCAGCAAAATATCGACATCGATCTGAGCATCAACAATCGCGTGGGCATACGAAACACGCATCTGCTGCACTGCTATGCTCAGTGTGCGTAGTGGTAGTTaggtttttttaaacacttaTTGGCATTGGcacttattttatttctcttgCGTTCCAGTGGACGTGCGTGTGCGACCGTTGGTGATGGTCATAAAGCTGTGGGCTCAACATCACAACCTGAATAATCCGATAAAGTCCACCATGTCGAGCTATTCGTTAGTGCTGATGGTTATCAACTTCCTACAGTACGGCGTTACACCCGCGGTAGTACCGTGTCTGCATAAGCTGTATCCGGAAAAATTTTGTGTAAGTAAATGATGCAATATTATACCTTTTTCGATTTCAATATAAGTTTACGCAAAAAGAGCCGCTTCTTGTGTTCTTGCAGCAAGACAACTATAATAGCAATTTGCTCGAACGCATCGATCCACACGAATCGGAAAATAACGACAGTCTGGGAGAGCTGCTGCTTAAATTTTACCAATACTATGCCGAGTTTGAGTAAGTTTTCCCATCGATGTATTGTATTCTGCTCTTCATTTTAGTATCCCTCATTTTAGTTATGCAAACTATGCTATATCGGTTAGGATGGGAAGCATTTTGCCTATAGCAGATTGCAAATGGAATGGTACCGAACAGTTTGCCCTTACCAACTATCTGTTTATTGAAGGTATTGTATGATTTGCCACATATAGTGgcaaaatacataaataacgAGATTATACAGCCATTCTCATTCTTTAACCCTTACAGAACCATTCAATCGTACAAACACCGGTAAATCGGTCCATGACAAATTTGTGTTTGAACAGATCAAGTCCGCATTCGCTGCGTCCTGGAAAATGCTAGAGGAAAACGAAAGCTTAAGCATCTTGTTTCGCAAACCACTCCTCGCATCCTCTTCGATTCCATCACCAAATAGctatttttaatcaaaacattcctttctaaaacgaaaacattaaaatacgaaaaaaacgattaaaagaagcaaaataaacCTATAACACTTTTTCTCGAAGTATTAtgggaaataataaataaatttatatagAATTGTATCTTATTTAAATACGgtacaaataaattataagGTAACCCACATAAttgtgtttagtttttgtATTAATATAACAACAGTAGAataatattacattttttgatactttatttttttgttgtctttacAAAagcttttgccattttttacATGTTAATAACTTAACCTGGACTAATCTGTACAGCCAATGTGCAGTGCAATGTTAATG
The Anopheles moucheti chromosome 2, idAnoMoucSN_F20_07, whole genome shotgun sequence genome window above contains:
- the LOC128298737 gene encoding poly(A) RNA polymerase gld-2 homolog A-like — translated: MGRTKVRKTSFSNCPKITASLSTDANLKMGPYQVRMDTEHPRHLMRMNGYYENTSNTGWNRHVGFYTQRVQYHPSDPHPLRSHIRYFGQQVFQSDATTSTSTSHTPYKYTVDFLNNVRQHMYVARNDKSHGERIVGRRTESVQSNHTFANLLRCYGYHNNWLLFKFGYTYQKEPVYRGKHETWTQSVREPPKFFERERVQEQQLDTDTPPQQHSYLLEQTEQKKINPATESIGGFQDYEEAFLSPAIEKEENSVKETSSPNRVTSPRNNSFEATPMHATNVSPTEDALSKDIWRMFHANKQSEATFAKKMTLWQKLYNSFQEMASWLPKYELYLMGSTISGFGTDNSDMDMCIVDIDGPTYCDSRTEALNNLLRVKSFIESIPTSSSFEHLDLIRAKVPILRFRHVQQNIDIDLSINNRVGIRNTHLLHCYAQLDVRVRPLVMVIKLWAQHHNLNNPIKSTMSSYSLVLMVINFLQYGVTPAVVPCLHKLYPEKFCQDNYNSNLLERIDPHESENNDSLGELLLKFYQYYAEFDYANYAISVRMGSILPIADCKWNGTEQFALTNYLFIEEPFNRTNTGKSVHDKFVFEQIKSAFAASWKMLEENESLSILFRKPLLASSSIPSPNSYF
- the LOC128298282 gene encoding peroxynitrite isomerase THAP4-like, coding for MAKVHEALKPIQWLIGTWESVTAKGSYPTIKDFSYNEIIKFESLGQPLLNYEANSRHPVSGAPMHLERGFLRIKPGTNQVAFMVAHNFGLVVLEEGEATEHGIKLVSKSVDRMSFGKDPAVKAVVKSYRLNADGTLEIQTDMETANTPMTNHLNVVYKRCE